In the genome of Calothrix sp. PCC 6303, the window GCTACTGTTCTCAATCACCCATTAAATCTCAAAGCAGTTACAAAAGATAATCGAGAAATTGAATCTGAACACTTTATCATTGCTGAAAAACAAGATGGGCAATGGCTTTTTGCTGCAAAGTTACGTCCTCTGGAAATGGCATAGATGCATAATGATTAAATCAGTAACATATACTTGCCTTGCAAAGCGAGAAGCTACGCTTTTTGAATGCCCAAAAGGCTATACGCGTCTCTATAAAACTGAATCTCTGGCATTGTGTTTTTAAATTGAGTCAGGATTTATATAAGTGTCACAACCACGATTGGTGCGTGACACTATAAGTCTCATCGCTATGTTTAAATATAAACGCAGTGTGGAACAGATCCTACAAGAAAATATGCTAGATACCTAAATCATAATTAGTCTAATAAGTAATAAGTAATAAGTAATAAGTAATAAGTAATAAGTAATAAGTAATAAGTAATAAGTAATAAGTAATAAGTAATAAGTAATAAGTAATAAGTAATAAGTAATAAGTAATAAGTAATAAGTAATAAGTAATAAGTAATAACCAGATGTCTGATTCAGATTACCAAATAAAACAACTTAGATCAACTCTCAGTAAAATGGAAATTGCCCTGAGTACAGTTGAGGAATGTATTGTTTGGACAGATCGTCAGGGTAGAATCAAGTGGTGTAATGCTGCTCTCGAACGTTTTTTCGATAAGACTCGTTTGTTACTTCTTGGAAATTCGTTAGTAGATAAACTACCTTTATTAATTGATGGAAAATTGCTCTCTGCCAACCTTCATCCTGTTACGATTGCTCTAGAGACAAGAAAAAGTGGTAAAGAATGTTATGAATTTGAGAAGTCCAAGCAATTTATAATTCTGGAAATTGCTTGGTCGTTTGTAGAAATTACAAGTGATTTGACAGAAACAGATGATTCTGCAAGTTCAGTTTTAGTGCTACGAGATGTGACTCAACAAAGGGAAGCAAAGCGCAGACTAGAAGAAGTCAACAAAGGTTTGGAACAACAAGTAGCTAAACGCACTCAAGAGTTGAGTGAAGCTAATACCAAATTGCAAATGGAAGCTGAACAACTACAAAAGTTACTGACTGAGTTACAACAGACCCAAGCTCAACTAATTCACACAGAAAAAATGTCTAGTCTAGGGCAATTAGTTGCAGGAATCGCACATGAAATTAATAACCCAGTCAACTTTATTTCTGGTAATCTTGCTTATTTGCAAGAGTACATATGTGACCTACTAAATTTTGTCAAATTGTATCAAAAATATTACCCTAACCCAGTATTAGAAATTGAAAAAGTAGCTAACAAGATAGACATTGAGTTTTTGCAAACAGATTTTCCCAAAATCCTAAGATCGATGGAAATGGGTACAGAGCGAATTACTCAGATTGTTTTATCACTCCGTAATTTTTCGCGGATGGATGAAGCTGAAATCAAAGCAGTTGATATCCATGAAGGTATTGATAGTACTCTACTGATTTTGCAACATCGACTGAAATTGACAGCAGAGTCTTCAGAGATAAAAGTCATTCGAGACTATAATCAGTTACCACTAGTAGAATGCTACACTGGGCAACTTAACCAAGTATTCATGAATATTCTTGCAAACGCGATCGACGCGATTGAAGAGTTAAACGCTAAATGGACGTATCAGGAAATTAAAAATCACTCTAGTCAGATCACAATTCGCACATCTGTTGTTGATTCACAATGGGTTGAAGTCGTGATTGCAGACAATGGAACTGGAATTCCAGAAGCAATTCAACAACACATTTTTAATCCATTCTTCACAACGAAACCTGTCGGTAAGGGAACAGGAATGGGAATGGCTATCAGTTACAAAATTATCACCAAAAATCATGGAGGTAAGCTAACATGTTTTTCAGTACCAGGAAAGGGTACGCAATTTACAATTCAAATTCCGACTAAAATAATACGCGAAGATGATAACCCTTGAGCAAAGTGAAGGGAGTGGGTTTTAAAGTGAAATTTTTCGATGAATATTTATCAAACCAGAAAAGAGGTCTTCTCTGACCTCTTCTACAACTTTCTATAAATAAGTCATAAATGTCGTTTTGAAGCGATTAAGATTTACAGAAGTCCGGTGTTTGCACCCTGTTTACCTGTGGCAAGTTCAACTTTAACGATTCTTCCACCCATTTTTTGAATCCGTTGCTGTTCTTTAAACCAGTTGTCATACGCAACTAATTTGGTAAAGAAAGTATTTTGTAGTTCGCGTTGGGTACGAATTCTGGTTTGGCTGGGTACGCAAGCCGTAATCTTAAACATCCGCATGATACAACGTCTCCTGTGGCGATGGTAATAATTTTTTTATTTCAAAATTGCAGTAATGAATATTTGTCTATTCACTCCAAGACTGGAAACCAAATATCAATACTGAGACACTAAACACTCATTATCCAGAAGTTCATCGGATTTAATAAGCAAGAAACGTCTTAGCACTCACACTTGATTTCCAGTCCTAATTAATTTGCAATCAAATCATTGATTCAGAGTGCAAATTTAGTCTTAGCTTAAGCCAGAGCTGATGTAGTCAAAGTATACGCCCATTTCTTTACCAGCGTCAGGACCAACTAAGCTAGCAGTTACTTCTTTGGTAGCTTGGATAGCTTGAACGGTAGCACCAACGGGTACACCTAAGGAGTTGTAGGTTTCTTTCAAACCGTTAAGAACGCGCTCATCCAAGATGGATGGATCGCCAGCTAGCATTGCATAGGTAGCATAACGAAGGTAGTAGTCTAAGTCGCGGATGCAAGCTGCATAACGACGTGTTGTGTACATGTTACCACCGGGACGGGTGATATCAGAGTACAACAAGGACTTAGCTACAGCTTCTTTAACGATAGCTGCTGCGTTAGCGCTGATGGTGGTAGCTGCACGAACGCGCAATTCACCAGTTGCAAAGTAGCCTTTGAGTTTTTCTAATGCGCTGTTATCAAGGTATTTACCTTGAACGTCTGAAGAGTTAATGACGGCAGTAATTGCGTCTTGCATGTTGTTAATTCCTTATTTCCAACTTTATTCCAATACTCTGGTATCAGGGTAGGTTATAGGTTTTAACCTATGACATAGCACCGATTACGTAATCGAAGTAAGCACTTGCTTCAGATGCGTCATCTCCTGACACTAAACCAGAAGCAATGCTCTTCATGGCTGCAACGCCGCTTGCAACTGCATCAATGGGGGTTCCCAAAGATCTGTACATTTCACGTACACCAACAATACCAATTTCTTCGATGGGGGTAACATCACCAGAGACGATTCCGTAGGTGATTAGACGAAGGTAGTAATCCATGTCCCGTAGGCAGGTTGCGGTCATTTCTTGACCGTATGCGTTTCCACCAGGAGAAACTACATCGGGGCGTTTTTGGAATAGTTGGTCGCCAGCTTGCTTAACAATGCGCTCGCGGTTTTCGGTCAATATTTGAGCGATACGTAGACGCTTTTCACCGCTGGTGGCAAAGCTCTTGATTCTGTCTAATTCACCAGGGCTTAGGTAGCGCGCTTCTGCATCTGCATTCACGATGGACTTCGTGACGATACTCATATCTTGGATTCCTCCAGTAAGAATGAAACCAGGTTTTAATAACTGGTGAGTTTTAAAATGGTTGGATGAGTTTTGCTTGATTCACTTTGTTTGATACAAATGCTTGACAAATTTACAAGCTAGTGTATTTTGAAAGCGCCACTTGAGTAATTTCTTGGACACAAGGGGCAAAACTCAACTACCTCTTGAGGTATTATTTTCGGGCATTTTGTTGAGCATTTATTACTGCCTTTAACAGTTTGTAACATTAATTTCAGTTTTACTCATTTTTAGTGATGTCTGAAATTGACGTTTGACAGTGTAAATTATGCTTTAAAGCCTTTTAGTAACTGAGTTTCAGGATTTTTACCCAGCTTTTTGGGGTTTGGGAGTAAAAATTTAGGAGTTGGGAGTTAGGAACAGGGGCTAAAAATCGATTTATGATTTTGATTTTTAATTTCAATTCCTAACTTGTAATTCCCAACTGCTAATTCCGACTAATTTCTAAATTTTCCAAGCAAATTCCTAGTCAGCTTTGACACTACCGAGGTAGTTTCCGGCTGGCAGTGATGGGATGCGTTGGTAGGGTACGACATTTTCGCCGAAGAATTGGGTGTATTCTTGGCTGAATGCGATCGCATTCACAACAGAAGCCAAGCCAGCGTTATCTAAGAGTTGTTTATACTCGTTGATTTCGGCTTGGGTTGCGGGTGTACGTCCCAACAAGTGACGACAGAGGAATTCTATAACCTTGGTCTGTGGATAGGGTGTACAGAAGCGTTGGCTATAGGTTGGAGAACTTGCTAAAGTGCGAACAAATTCCCGAACTGAGATTTCTCCACTTGCCAACTTGGTTTCTAATTCCTGATTGCGGAAGCTTGCGGGAATTTCACCGTTGCGAATATCCAACACTTGGCTGTAAATTGCATTAGCGATGGTTTCCACTTCACCCGCGCTACATCCAGTGTTAAACCGATAAATCCGCACATTTTGACGACGAACTGTAGATACCTCGTTAGCTGGGGTAATTGTCCGACCTAAGCCACTGTAAGCTAATTCGGCTTTCCGAGCGGATGCTGCGTTATCAGCGATCGCTTTTCCAGTCAAAGGCATGGTGGACATATCCATCTTCGGCTTAATTGTGTCAAAGCTAGGCACAACCACATCGCTGTTTTGCTTTGTCAGCTGGTTGTAAAGCCTTTCGGTATTGGGGAAGTTCGCTGCTGGCAATGTGGGGAAGCGACGGTAAGGAACAGTATCTTCTCCAAATAGCTGTTGGTACTCAACGGTATCTAACATGGAGTTAATAAATGCCTTGATACCTTGAGTTGCCAAAATTAAGTTGTATTTGCGAATTTCTGCCTGATCCTGGGGTGCGCGTCCCAAGAAGTGCTTGGTTCCCAACTCAATTACCTTGGTATTGGGGTAAGGAGTGTAGAATTCCTTCAGGTATAAACTAGAACAACCTATGCCTTCAATGAATTCCTTCATGTTGATTTCACCGTTACCTAAACGGCTCTCCAACACCTTGAATTCACGGGATGAAGCTACATAGGGGGCAATATCACGCTCGAATATTTGGCGATAAGCTGCACTAATAGCTGTTTGAATTGCTACCTTATCTTGAATATTTGCCGTGAGTTTGAAGACCTTGGTTTGTTCCCGTTGCTTCGATACACCTTGGCTGTTGCGGAAACGGATATCTGGTTCGCTTCGCATCTCAGCGGGTGCACCCAACTGAACAAATAGTGGGACTTCATCCTTAGCAATACTGGGTGTGATATCTTCACGGATGCTACCAACTCGGAGATTCCGTGCTGATTGTCCAGCAGCAGTTAGATAGCGTTCGTGAGGAACGGTATCTTCACCAAATGCTTGAGCATATTCTTCAGTATCGAGAATTGCATCAACTAAAGCATAGAAGCCCTTTTTGGCACAAATATCAAAGTATTTGTTGGTTTCTTGACGACCATAGGTAGGACGACCCAACAAACGACGGTGAATGTACTCAACTGACTTCATCACATACAAGCTAGTCCAGTACATCTTGCGGAAGACTTCCGACTTCGCCAAAGTCCGAATAAACTCCTTCACAGAGATGTCGCCATTTTCCAGCTTGATTTCGGCAACTTTCAGACGTTGACCATCGTATAGTTCCCGTCCAAAAACTTGCAGGTAAGCAACCTTAATCAAGGTTTGGGTTGAGCTTTCCGAGTATTTAACACTGGTACCAGCTTTCGACTTCTTACCACGAGTTCCTGGTAATTGGTCGAGTTTAAACACCTTGGGACCCAGAGTTCCTGGGGCAACACCACGGGCAGCAGGATTACTATTTTGGTTATTAATTCCTGGACCTTGGTTGATCAGCAAACGCTTAGTATCTTTACCAAAAAATGCAGGTCTGCTGCTGGGGTTGCGGGTTTCTTTCGGGAAAATCGCCCCGAATTGAATTTCCAAGGGGTCATTCCCAGAACCATACACATGTTGGTCTGGTAATGGCTGGTTGTAAGCTGCAAAGGTGGTAATGAATTGAGGAACTTTTCTAAAAGGTGCGCTGTAATTAAACAGATCTTGTTGAGGTCCCCAGTTCCGACATTCTTGGGCTTCTTGTCCTAAACCACGAATGTAAGGTACTGTTTCTTCACCGAAGTAATCGGAATACTCCTGCGAATCTACCAAAGCATCGATTAATCCAGATAAACCTTTGCTGGAAACAATCGAGAAGTATTTTTGGACTTCTTCACGGGAGGAAGGACCACGACCTAAAATGTGGCGGAATGCCAATTCTAAGGCACGGCTATTGATATAAGGGTCAAAAAAGTTTTTGCGATATAGCGGAGATTTACCCAAGCGACGGACAAACTCTTTCATAGAGATGTCGCCGTTTTTAACTTGCGATTCTAAATATGATGATGAAAGACCGTAGGCACGGGTAATGTCACGCTCAAAAATTTGTCGATAAGCTGCTTTGATGACATCGTTTTTTTCAACTGCTGACAGACCTGGCTTCATCGCATATTTCGGACGACGTTCCGAAGCATTGAAGTAGATTTGAGGCAATTGTAAACCTTGTTGGTCAATGCTAGGACGTTGACGTACTTTGGTCGATGGGGTGGGTGCTTTGAATTCAGTGATCAAAACATCCATGTACTGCGTCACAATTTCGGTCGCTTCTGCGTTTTGACGGAAATATGATAGCGATGCAGCCTTGATTTCCTGCAATGCCACTATTGTGGCTTCAGTTGAACAGGCATTTTCGATGATTTCCCGCAAACCCCTGGTGTTAACCACGAGAATATTGGGATCTCCAGCAACAATTGCATAGGTGGCGTAACGCAAGAACCACGACATGTCCCGCAGGCTTTTCGCCATGTTGCTAGGACCATATCGAGCAATGTTGATTGGTCGGAAACCCGCAGGTGTCGGACCGCTGGGAGTCGAATTAAAAATAGAACGTAGGTTTTCTAAGAAACCACCCCTTGTTTCCACATAGGTGACGGTTCCTAGTTCCATATTCCGACGGATGTCTGCCACTTCAGTCGTTTGCACTGTTTGCATTACCATTGCTGGTTCTGCTTGGGGCTTTTCTAAAAATGCCATCGGAGAACCACCAACAAAGATTCTGTTAGCGGCACGCGAAACGATAATTTCTGCATTATCGGTCAGGGTTTGGGCAATTTCCAAGCGCTTTGCACCTGAAGCAAAATAACCTGCCAAATCCTTTAATTCACCGATAGCCAAGAATCGATCTTGTTGCTCTGCTTGAGAAATTGTCGATACTGCTACAGTCTGATATAGTTGCGGGCGCGCAACCGAGCTTCCACCACTCGCCTTAACACTCATCAGATTTATAAAACTCCCATCATATGCGTTATGTGTTAAGTCTGGGCTAGTTTTGGGCTTGACATGTTGGTAAAAAGATGTATAACATGCCTTGCCAACAAAGCTACCAGAAAAATTAACCCAGTCAGCTTTTAGATTAGAACGTTTTGTGTTTCTACTGGGGATTTATTAAGAAGTGTATCG includes:
- a CDS encoding phycobilisome linker polypeptide, whose protein sequence is MRMFKITACVPSQTRIRTQRELQNTFFTKLVAYDNWFKEQQRIQKMGGRIVKVELATGKQGANTGLL
- the apcA gene encoding allophycocyanin subunit alpha, whose amino-acid sequence is MSIVTKSIVNADAEARYLSPGELDRIKSFATSGEKRLRIAQILTENRERIVKQAGDQLFQKRPDVVSPGGNAYGQEMTATCLRDMDYYLRLITYGIVSGDVTPIEEIGIVGVREMYRSLGTPIDAVASGVAAMKSIASGLVSGDDASEASAYFDYVIGAMS
- the apcB gene encoding allophycocyanin subunit beta, whose product is MQDAITAVINSSDVQGKYLDNSALEKLKGYFATGELRVRAATTISANAAAIVKEAVAKSLLYSDITRPGGNMYTTRRYAACIRDLDYYLRYATYAMLAGDPSILDERVLNGLKETYNSLGVPVGATVQAIQATKEVTASLVGPDAGKEMGVYFDYISSGLS
- a CDS encoding ATP-binding protein, with protein sequence MSDSDYQIKQLRSTLSKMEIALSTVEECIVWTDRQGRIKWCNAALERFFDKTRLLLLGNSLVDKLPLLIDGKLLSANLHPVTIALETRKSGKECYEFEKSKQFIILEIAWSFVEITSDLTETDDSASSVLVLRDVTQQREAKRRLEEVNKGLEQQVAKRTQELSEANTKLQMEAEQLQKLLTELQQTQAQLIHTEKMSSLGQLVAGIAHEINNPVNFISGNLAYLQEYICDLLNFVKLYQKYYPNPVLEIEKVANKIDIEFLQTDFPKILRSMEMGTERITQIVLSLRNFSRMDEAEIKAVDIHEGIDSTLLILQHRLKLTAESSEIKVIRDYNQLPLVECYTGQLNQVFMNILANAIDAIEELNAKWTYQEIKNHSSQITIRTSVVDSQWVEVVIADNGTGIPEAIQQHIFNPFFTTKPVGKGTGMGMAISYKIITKNHGGKLTCFSVPGKGTQFTIQIPTKIIREDDNP
- a CDS encoding phycobilisome rod-core linker polypeptide; translation: MSVKASGGSSVARPQLYQTVAVSTISQAEQQDRFLAIGELKDLAGYFASGAKRLEIAQTLTDNAEIIVSRAANRIFVGGSPMAFLEKPQAEPAMVMQTVQTTEVADIRRNMELGTVTYVETRGGFLENLRSIFNSTPSGPTPAGFRPINIARYGPSNMAKSLRDMSWFLRYATYAIVAGDPNILVVNTRGLREIIENACSTEATIVALQEIKAASLSYFRQNAEATEIVTQYMDVLITEFKAPTPSTKVRQRPSIDQQGLQLPQIYFNASERRPKYAMKPGLSAVEKNDVIKAAYRQIFERDITRAYGLSSSYLESQVKNGDISMKEFVRRLGKSPLYRKNFFDPYINSRALELAFRHILGRGPSSREEVQKYFSIVSSKGLSGLIDALVDSQEYSDYFGEETVPYIRGLGQEAQECRNWGPQQDLFNYSAPFRKVPQFITTFAAYNQPLPDQHVYGSGNDPLEIQFGAIFPKETRNPSSRPAFFGKDTKRLLINQGPGINNQNSNPAARGVAPGTLGPKVFKLDQLPGTRGKKSKAGTSVKYSESSTQTLIKVAYLQVFGRELYDGQRLKVAEIKLENGDISVKEFIRTLAKSEVFRKMYWTSLYVMKSVEYIHRRLLGRPTYGRQETNKYFDICAKKGFYALVDAILDTEEYAQAFGEDTVPHERYLTAAGQSARNLRVGSIREDITPSIAKDEVPLFVQLGAPAEMRSEPDIRFRNSQGVSKQREQTKVFKLTANIQDKVAIQTAISAAYRQIFERDIAPYVASSREFKVLESRLGNGEINMKEFIEGIGCSSLYLKEFYTPYPNTKVIELGTKHFLGRAPQDQAEIRKYNLILATQGIKAFINSMLDTVEYQQLFGEDTVPYRRFPTLPAANFPNTERLYNQLTKQNSDVVVPSFDTIKPKMDMSTMPLTGKAIADNAASARKAELAYSGLGRTITPANEVSTVRRQNVRIYRFNTGCSAGEVETIANAIYSQVLDIRNGEIPASFRNQELETKLASGEISVREFVRTLASSPTYSQRFCTPYPQTKVIEFLCRHLLGRTPATQAEINEYKQLLDNAGLASVVNAIAFSQEYTQFFGENVVPYQRIPSLPAGNYLGSVKAD